A window of the Dermatophagoides farinae isolate YC_2012a chromosome 2, ASM2471394v1, whole genome shotgun sequence genome harbors these coding sequences:
- the LOC124494265 gene encoding nucleoside diphosphate-linked moiety X motif 6, with protein sequence MTFRLFNRLFMNHHHRQKTASFIHQIQRRKISNEFFHSKFDRYGGIHFETNNEQIKSIDSNRLSTIIDELVNRIKSQQQEATKNIRTIWFRITNDDNVRLIEPLVKLGFDFHHTKDNNVIMVKSLIDHRRNNIPKYAYTNIGVGGLVLNDKNQILLVKEQAKITDYWKFPGGYVEQDEELSDAVIREVYEETGINTEFRCILTIRHLHRVDWAFNCSDLYFVCHLRAISNHSLDDNQKINKCPNEIDQCEWIDINNIDGKLSKFNMFVIEKYIEWNENHNENEIGYDRIRTNFPPPINEFNVYSIKQKKKMKK encoded by the exons atgaCATTTAGACTTTTTAACCGTCTGttcatgaatcatcatcataggcAAAAAACAgcttcatttattcatcaaatacaaagacgaaaaatttcgaatgaattttttcattcaaaattcgaTAGATATGGTggcattcattttgaaacaaacaatgaacaaattaaatcaattgattcgaatCGTTTATCAACGATAATCGATGAATTGgttaatcgaatcaaatcacaacaacaagaagcaACGAAAAACATACGTACAATTTGGTTTCGAATAACCAATGACGATAATGTCCGTTTAATTGAACCATTAGTCAAG TTGGgctttgattttcatcataccaaagataataatgttataatggttaaatcattgattgatcatcgtCGTAATAATATTCCCAAATATGCATACACTAATATCGGCGTAG GTGGTTTagttttgaatgataaaaatcaaatattacTTGTTAAAGAACAGGCAAAAATAACCGATTATTGGAAATTTCCCGGTGGTTATGTTGAACAAGATGAAGAATTATCGGATGCTGTCATACGTGAAGTATATGAAGAAACAGGTATCAATACCGAATTTCGTTGCATTTTAACGATACGTCATTTACATCGTGTTGATTGGGCATTCAATTGTTCGGATTTATATTTTGTCTGCCATTTACGTGCCATTTCAAACCATTCgcttgatgataatcaaaaaatcaataaatgtcCCAATGAAATTGACCAATGTGAATGGATCGatatcaacaatattgatGGAAAGCTTTCGAAATTTAATATGtttgtcattgaaaaatatatcGAATGGAACgaaaatcataatgaaaatgaaataggCTATGATCGTATACGAACAAATTTTCCACCaccaataaatgaattcaatgtatattcaatcaaacaaaagaagaagatgaagaaatga
- the Mvk gene encoding mevalonate kinase, with the protein MKINQLWNELQSEPTNISHSCLAFLFLYLSIGDLSERKSIKIVVKSNLPNGAGLGSSSAFIVSMAQALFTASQVSIDKKEFNRWCWEMDKIFHGKPSGVDNSICTYGGAILFRNGQLVEQIDHKDLPELKVILVNTQVPRNTKNMVEQCRQRLTIFTDIGNHLLELLNSLSQQVWSTLKDQSGGNLNQLSTLFEMNQHLLNCLNVGHEKIDEIVAIAKRHDLSAKLTGAGGGGVVMIYLNNDTKRESLLKQLHSNGFITYQVKLGVCGVHTVVN; encoded by the exons atgaaaatcaatcaattatggAATGAACTGCAATCAGAACCGACAAATATATCTCATTCATGTTTGgcttttttatttctctatCTAAGTATTGGTGATTTATCCGAAAGAAAAAGTATTAAAATTGTGGTCAAAAGCAATCTACCAAATGGTGCTGGTcttggttcatcatcagctTTTATCGTATCAATGGCTCAGGCATTATTCACTGCATCACAAGTATCGATcgataaaaaagaatttaatcGTTGGTGCTGGGAAATGGATAAAATATTTCATGGAAAACCATCCGGTGttgataattcaatttgtacATATGGTGGAGCCATTTTATTTCGAAATGGACAATTAGTAGAACAAATTGATCACAAGGATTTACCTGAATTGAAAGTGATATTGGTCAATACACAAGTGCCTCGTAATACCAAGAATATGGTTGAACAATGTCGACAACGATTAACAATTTTCACCGATATTGGTAATCACTTGCTTGAATTGTTGAATTCTCTTTCACAACAAGTATGGTCAACATTGAAGGATCAATCCGGTGGTAATCTTAATCAATTGTCAACATTATTCgaaatgaatcaacatttattgaattgtttgaatgttggtcatgaaaaaattgatgaaattgttgcCATAGCTAAACGTCATGATCTTAGTGCCAAACTTACTGGTgctggtggcggtggtgttGTCATGATCTATCTTAACA ATGATACGAAACGAGAATCATTACTGAAACAATTACATTCCAATGGATTCATTACGTATCAGGTTAAACTTGGTGTTTGCGGCGTTCATACCGTcgtgaattga
- the Rabex-5 gene encoding rabaptin-5-associated exchange factor for Rab5, translating to MDDDFGTTTTTTASSIDESDDSIIVLKNNKNNNDNDGDDNHDTSMMTMNNDNGGSYRHKMTVQIVADKSALHCKNGCGFYGNREWFGYCSICYKEIRHHQQQQQQHQHHHNQSNMAQIQKNYPVSSSIPPPSTSMSPPPLQPTSQSSSFSMSLKQKILPESLNRAHSTTSLSSSTASFLTNPTGSLSFRKFEEKKRQQSEKNRIKSIFKRASTFREYRSSSAASSSQQHSNSNNNSHHTTQENNSWPFFSLERPFEEVLAKFYPDYALRDINVNVAKCVEKVNKLLNRGTSIEDLTELMHDFYSTMENRFQTSPHYKDVNSVQFSQLIDQTEKILMNKLYTNLFARVQNEEEERDLELQKKIRNLNWIMSNHLDIEINLRHPKVKDLMDQAITEISEVDSKQIPYEKLDAIVRCSKTIFEMLQIDNNAAISADQFLPALVFVIINANPPLLQSNIKFITRFSTPSRLMTGEAGYYFTNLCCATTFIEKISGESLNMSESDFQSYINGEAQPPGYYKQSFLCEPFRIMNSNHTILNDTIKRNAQWLENLDYLEKRMDRFEQIFENKCRVAIDSSKEMIAQHSTYKIFDTASVDDVDPLLFPENFRETYKKHRQQKKEKENLLIEIESTSSSPNLNINDVSVDSQIVCDQLASIDFNHDSSIEPLTVETNDDDKDNNNDNDDDDGGFPKLPNPLCPEPISTTTTVNSNSDQSEKTSE from the exons atggaTGACGATTTTGGTACAACGACGACCACGACtgcatcatcaattgatgaatcagatgattcaattattgtATTGAAAA ACAATAagaataacaatgataatgatggtgatgataatcatgatacatcaatgatgacaatgaataatgataatggtggttcATATCGTCACAAAATGACCGTACAAATTGTAGCAGATAAATCAGCATTACATTGTAAAAATGGTTGCGGTTTTTATGGTAATCGTGAATGGTTTGGTTATTGTTCCATATGTTATAAAGAgattcgtcatcatcaacaacaacaacaacaacatcagcatcatcataatcaatcaaatatggctcaaatacaaaaaaattatcctgtttcatcatcgataccaccaccatcaacatcaatgtcgccaccaccactacaGCCAAcatctcaatcatcatcattttcaatgtcattgaaacagaaaattttACCCGAATCATTGAATCGTGCACATTCCACTACATCACTTTCATCTTCTACTGCATCGTTTCTAACGAATCCAActggatcattatcatttag GAAATTTGAGGAGAAAAAACGTCAACAATCTGAAAAGAATCgtataaaatcaatttttaaacgTGCATCAACATTTCGTGAATATCGTTCATCATCGGCAGCTAGTTCTAGTCAACAACATTCgaatagcaacaacaatagccATCATACTACACAGGAAAATAATtcatggccatttttttcattggaacgTCCATTCGAAGAAGTTTTAGCAAAATTCTATCCTGATTATGCATTACGTGATATTAATGTCAATGTTGCGAAATGTGTAGAAAAAGTGAATAAATTACTGAATCGTGGTACCTCGATTGAAGATCTAACGGAATTAATGcatgatttttattctacAATGGAAAATCGTTTTCAAACAAGTCCACATTATAAAGATGTCAATAGCGTTCAATTCTCACAGCTTATTGAtcagacagaaaaaattctaatgaataaattatataCAAATTTATTTGCACGTGTCCaaaacgaagaagaagaacgTGATCTGGAATTGCAGAAAAAGATTCGAAATCTAAATTGGATAATGTCTAATCATTTGgatattgaaatcaatctCAGACATCCTAAGGTTAAAGATTTAATGGATCAAGCAATAACGGAAATTAGTGAAGTTGATTCGAAACAAATTCCTTACGAAAAATTGGATGCTATTGTTCGATGTtcgaaaacaatttttgaaatgttACAAATTGACAATAATGCTGCCATTTCGGCGGATCAATTTTTACCGGCATTAGTTTTTGTCATAATAAATGCTAATCCGCCATTATTACAATCgaatataaaatttataaCACGTTTTAGCACACCATCACGTCTAATGACTGGTGAAGCTGGCTATTATTTCACAAATCTTTGTTGTGCAACAAcatttatcgaaaaaatttccggTGAATCACTTAATATGAGTGAAAGTGATTTTCAG aGCTATATAAATGGTGAAGCACAGCCACCGGGCTATTATAAACAATCATTTCTATGTGAACCATTTCGTATAATGAATTCTAATCATACGATATTAAATGATACAATTAAACGTAATGCTCAATGGTTAGAAAATCTTGACTATCTAGAAAAACGTATGGATCGTTTTGaacaaatatttgaaaataagtGTCGTGTGGCTATCGATTCATCGAAAGAAATGATTGCCCAACATTCAACATATAAAATTTTCGACACAGCtagtgttgatgatgttgatccattattatttccgGAAAATTTTCGTGaaacatacaaaaaacatagacaacaaaaaaaggaaaaagaaaaccttttgattgaaattgaatcaacatcatcatcaccaaatcTAAATATCAATGATGTATCTGTCGATAGTCAAATTGTCTGTGATCAGTTAGCttcaatcgattttaatCATGATTCATCAATCGAACCTTTGACGGTGGAAAcaaacgacgacgataaggacaacaacaacgataatgatgatgatgatggtggattTCCAAAACTTCCAAATCCATTATGTCCAGAACctatttcaacaacaacgacggtCAACTCAAATTCAGATCAATCGGAAAAAACAAGCGAATAG
- the LOC124494149 gene encoding LOW QUALITY PROTEIN: uncharacterized protein LOC124494149 (The sequence of the model RefSeq protein was modified relative to this genomic sequence to represent the inferred CDS: deleted 1 base in 1 codon), translating into MIMAKNDNDDDDINPNYHENPVMTEFVQTESTLKQNSSQQQLYDENQINQSDKEKVIIITSINNDEKRESFANSGAKSPSSSSSPPLSSNSLILNQRQIVPAVNHRVDDNQPINIVDDNEPSTSKNTTTTYRQPQRIQEEFYEDLTMFHNDNNHDDDDDDDQLNQQQQIASHRKLTRVFAQNPIVEDSTNQSVPRYETHIVLDAHNQDVYVSLHQPKSTINEFQSYSNSNHHMNGSKPYIFSRQAYRDIPPPPFNHHHSDYYSHNLFTTFFGYNTGRWFNGIIGCLKPFFDLLGTKDSQMMQGFHHHQDDDWEIPFEMIKDLQWLGSGAQGAVFMGKYNNEWVAVKKVKEKRETEIRHLRKLNHSNIVAFRGVCTQSPNCYCIVMEFCPYGQLYEFLKSGQQLSPSMILEWARQIASGMNYLHSYKIIHRDLKSPNVLISYNDTLKISDFGTCKQWNDRSTKMSFTGTVAWMAPEIIRDELCSEKVDIWSYGVVLWELLNCEIPYRDVDSSAIIWGVGNSSLTLPIPSGLPRGFDLLLQQCWNVKPRNRPSFRQILMHLDIANTELASIEANQFFIIQQQWRDEIRNCMRRMKRRRSSVAISNERQMMNENYKDEIEHLICKRKEELMHAQHIREEYVRKRECANNLYMELMTCLLKLEQREKNLLQREHSLMTRMAKQCGQQQLQLQQSLSDRSPLSILSPFVEKVPEVFQQELYDCNKVIPYTLLDYNDHDKQRNRIEPATITIDDDNDESGNENLNFIVSPSPPPSNSRKINHRKKRISINNSPKRMKSPNYYRRSPKKSSTCHQCHHHSSIKNHRYRHHNHHSSSPIITSPNHHNIVKNAQSNNEETMNPETTTDNVLLRNSNTPSRPSILDKNFNKIHHHSLTKMKHSDKAIQTTNDCNNVFNYHYNSDNSNSSPSIDHRFATTIDKSSSTTTTILLESSSNPNSPNNNNNQHSKLIPKMSTTSTFDSGYGGDGYQSCLSTPSTHSNKIRFPDKSPMTPSSIKSPFGDGEFADLDDNNVKAATTSASTSTTTTTFNRIKCRQSNSNTLPSLSSIDENSVNEELEKNDLFIINNRNNREPRIIEESIEEVNKVIFETFEQQQNRKSRKIMGNKFNRKHYSDNDSSSSSSSNQSYLHSDSDGDSCNCSDDDDDGDDDEDAVDDDDSKYLLRKKFHKAVHQFNESSRRYCDSISSSTSSDNNDDISDQEEEAIGKNTTLSMNIIHNQHCQKQKKQQQNQNQQTLANIDN; encoded by the exons atgataatggcaaaaaatgataacgatgatgatgatataaatcCAAATTATCACGAAAATCCAGTGATGACAGAATTCGTTCAAACAGaatcaacattgaaacagaattcatcacaacaacaattgtatgatgaaaatcaaattaaccAAAGTGACAAAGaaaaagtcatcatcatcacttcaattaataatgatgaaaaaag GGAATCATTCGCCAATTCCGGTGctaaatcaccatcatcatcatcatcaccaccattgtCTTCCAATAGTTTGATATTAAATCAAAGACAAATCGTTCCAGCCGTTAATCATCgggttgatgataatcaaccaataaacattgttgatgataatgaaccaTCGACTAGCAagaacacaacaacaacatacagACAACCACAAAGAATACAAGAAGAATTTTATGAAGATTTAACAATgtttcataatgataataaccatgatgatgatgatgatgatgatcaattaaatcaacaacaacaaattgcaTCACATCGTAAATTAACACGTGTTTTTGCACAGAATCCTATCGTAGAAGAttcaacaaatcaatcgGTACCAAGATATGAAACGCATATTGTATTAGATGCACATAATCAAGATGTTTATGTTTCATTACATCAACCAAAATCAAcgataaatgaatttcaatccTATAGTAATTCCAATCACCATATGAATGGTAGTAAACCGTATATATTTAGTCGACAAGCGTATCGTGatataccaccaccaccattcaatcatcatcattcagatTACTATTCACACAATTTATTTACAACATTTTTTGGCTACAATACTGGTAGATGGTTCAATGGCATTATTGGTTGTTTGAAACCATTTTTCGATTTACTTGGAACAAAAGATTCACAAATGATGCAaggatttcatcatcatcaagatgatgattgggaGATACCATTCGAAATGATTAAAGATTTACAATGGCTTGGTAGTGGTGCACAAGGTGCCGTTTTTATGG gaaaatataataatgaatgggTTGCAGtgaaaaaagtaaaagaaaaacgtgAAACTGAAATACGACATttaagaaaattgaatcattcaaatatcGTTGCATTTCGTGGTGTTTGTACACAAAGTCCAAATTGTTATTGCATCGTAATGGAATTTTGTCCATATGGACAATTATATGAATTCCTGAAGAGTGGACAACAATTATCACCCAGTATGATTCTAGAATGGGCTAGACAAATCGCTTCTGGAATGAATTATTTGCATTCATATAAAATTATACAT CGTGATCTGAAATCACCAAATGTACTCATATCATATAATgatacattgaaaatatcTGATTTTGGTACATGTAAACAATGGAATGATcgatcaacaaaaatgtcattCACTGGCACTGTTGCATGGATGGCGCCCGAAATAATTCGTGATGAACTTTGTTCAGAAAAAGTTGACATTTGGAGCTATGGTGTCGTTCTATGggaattattgaattgtgAAATTCCATATCGTGATGTAGATTCATCGGCCATAATATGGGGTGTAGGCAATTCAAGCCTCACGTTACCGATTCCATCTGGTTTACCGCGTGGATTTGATCTATTACTGCAACAATGTTGGAATGTTAAACCAAGAAATCGTCCATCATTTCGTCAGATTTTAATGCATCTTGATATCGCTAATACAGAATTAGCATCAATTGAAgcgaatcaatttttcatcattcaacaacaatggcgTGATGAAATACGTAATTGTATGCGACGTATGAAACGCCGAAGATCCAGTGTTGCCATTTCGAATGAACGtcagatgatgaatgaaaattataaagACGAAATTGAACATTTAATCTGCAAACGTAAAGAAGAATTAATGCACGCACAACATATCCGAGAGGAATATGTTCGCAAACGTGAATGTGCCAATAATCTTTATATGGAATTGATGACATGTCTGTTGAAATTGGAACAacgtgaaaaaaatcttttacaACGTGAACACTCGCTAATGACCCGTATGGCTAAACAATgtggccaacaacaactacaattACAACAATCACTATCTGATCGTTCACCATTATCGATTCTATCGCcatttgttgaaaaagtTCCCGAAGTATTTCAACAAGAACTTTATGATTGTAATAAAGTGATTCCATATACATTgcttgattataatgatcatgataaacAAAGGAATCGTATAGAACCGGCTACCATcaccatcgatgatgataatgatgaatctggtaatgaaaatttaaattttattgtttcaccatcaccaccaccatccaATAGTCGTAAAATAAATCATCGAAAGAAACGAATATCTATTAATAATAGTccaaaacgaatgaaaagtCCTAATTATTATCGACGATCACccaaaaaatcatcaacatgtcaccaatgtcatcatcattcttcaattaaaaatcatcgttatcgtcatcataatcatcattcctCATCACCTATAATTACATCacctaatcatcataatatcgTGAAAAATGCTCAGTCTAATAATGAGGAAACGATGAATCCTGAAACAACAACCGATAATGTACTACTACGTAATAGTAATACACCATCAAGACCATCAATattggataaaaattttaataaaattcatcatcattcactaacaaaaatgaaacattcagATAAAGCAATACAAACAACtaatgattgtaataatgTATTCAATTACCATTATAATTCAGATAATAGtaattcatcaccatcgattGATCATCGATTTGCAACGACGattgataaatcatcatctacgACGACAACCATTCTattggaatcatcatcaaatccaaatagtccaaataataataataatcaacattcGAAATTGATACCAAAAATGTCTACAACATCTACATTTGATTCTGGctatggtggtgatggttaTCAAAGTTGTCTTTCCACGCCGTCAACACATTCGAATAAAATTCGTTTCCCGGATAAAAGTCCAAtgacaccatcatcaataaaatcacCATTTGGTGATGGCGAATTTGCAgatcttgatgataataatgttaaaGCAGCCACAACATCGGCATCGacttcgacaacaacaacgacatttaatcgaataaaatgtCGTCAAAGTAATTCCAATACATTGCCAAGTCTGAGTAGTATCGATGAAAATAGTGTTAATGAAGAATTggagaaaaatgatttattcatcattaataatcgTAATAACCGGGAACCAAGAATCATTGAAGAATCAATCGAAGAAGTGAATAAAGttatttttgaaacattcgaacaacaacagaaccGAAAATCGCGTAAAATTATGGGCAATAAATTCAATCGTAAACATTATTCCgataatgattcatcatcatcatcatcatctaatcaatcatatttacattctgattctgatggTGATTCTTGTAATTGCTcagatgatgacgatgatggtgatgacgatgaagatgccgtagatgatgatgatagtaaaTATTTATTacggaaaaaatttcataaagCTGTACATCAATTTAATGAATCTAGTCGACGTTATtgtgattcaatttcatccaGTACATCAagcgataataatgatgatattagtgatcaagaagaagaagcaATTGGTAAAAATACAACACTATCTATGAATATCATTCATAATCAGCATTGTCAAAAACagaagaaacaacaacaaaatcaaaatcaacaaacactGGCAAACATCGACAATTGA